Proteins encoded in a region of the Apostichopus japonicus isolate 1M-3 chromosome 19, ASM3797524v1, whole genome shotgun sequence genome:
- the LOC139959537 gene encoding uncharacterized protein isoform X1 yields MPSFAMTTSTAKSFGGNQMPGTSTSSSVISVNSADKYMSDYIDIMEPEDDSYASDEDLKAIIEESLRDLDNTSDIGAMEAKMLQIIELFQSKRESEKLIVVVRRKKILRSASEVAINQSGFFFLKEPVVYSLGRMQWTSGDLKGFFYTTYTAVTKPRCL; encoded by the exons ATGCCATCCTTTGCAATGACTACCTCAACAGCCAAATCTTT TGGAGGAAACCAGATGCCAGGGACATCCACATCTTCATCAGTGATTTCTGTGAATTCTGCTGACAA ATATATGTCAGATTATATTGATATCATGGAGCCTGAAGATGATTCATATGCAAGTGATGAGGACCTGAAAGCCATCATTGAAGAGAGTCTGAGGGACCTGGACAATACAAG TGACATTGGAGCCATGGAGGCAAAAATGCTCCAGATAATTGAATTGTTTCAATCTAAGAGGGAGTCAGAGAAATTGATTGTGGTGGTAAGAAGGAAGAAGATTCTGCGAAGTGCCTCAGAGGTTGCTATCAATCAGAGTGGATTTTTCTTCTTAAAGGAACCAGTGGTTTATTCTCTGGGGAGGATGCAGTGGACCTCTGGGGAcctaaaaggttttttttac ACTACTTACACCGCAGTTACCAAACCTAGGTGTCTTTGA
- the LOC139959537 gene encoding uncharacterized protein isoform X2 produces MPSFAMTTSTAKSFGGNQMPGTSTSSSVISVNSADKYMSDYIDIMEPEDDSYASDEDLKAIIEESLRDLDNTSDIGAMEAKMLQIIELFQSKRESEKLIVVVRRKKILRSASEVAINQSGFFFLKEPVVYSLGRMQWTSGDLKDYLHRSYQT; encoded by the exons ATGCCATCCTTTGCAATGACTACCTCAACAGCCAAATCTTT TGGAGGAAACCAGATGCCAGGGACATCCACATCTTCATCAGTGATTTCTGTGAATTCTGCTGACAA ATATATGTCAGATTATATTGATATCATGGAGCCTGAAGATGATTCATATGCAAGTGATGAGGACCTGAAAGCCATCATTGAAGAGAGTCTGAGGGACCTGGACAATACAAG TGACATTGGAGCCATGGAGGCAAAAATGCTCCAGATAATTGAATTGTTTCAATCTAAGAGGGAGTCAGAGAAATTGATTGTGGTGGTAAGAAGGAAGAAGATTCTGCGAAGTGCCTCAGAGGTTGCTATCAATCAGAGTGGATTTTTCTTCTTAAAGGAACCAGTGGTTTATTCTCTGGGGAGGATGCAGTGGACCTCTGGGGAcctaaaag ACTACTTACACCGCAGTTACCAAACCTAG
- the LOC139959537 gene encoding uncharacterized protein isoform X3: MPSFAMTTSTAKSFGGNQMPGTSTSSSVISVNSADKYMSDYIDIMEPEDDSYASDEDLKAIIEESLRDLDNTRLLTPQLPNLGVFERKEGRL, encoded by the exons ATGCCATCCTTTGCAATGACTACCTCAACAGCCAAATCTTT TGGAGGAAACCAGATGCCAGGGACATCCACATCTTCATCAGTGATTTCTGTGAATTCTGCTGACAA ATATATGTCAGATTATATTGATATCATGGAGCCTGAAGATGATTCATATGCAAGTGATGAGGACCTGAAAGCCATCATTGAAGAGAGTCTGAGGGACCTGGACAATACAAG ACTACTTACACCGCAGTTACCAAACCTAGGTGTCTTTGAGAGGAAGGAGGGCCGTTTATAA